The genomic region TGGCGGTTCTTGCCGTGCTGCTGCTCAGCAGCTGCGCGACGCCGATCAGCCATTACCAGAATGAAACGCCAACGCTGATACTGGAAGAATATTTTGATGGTGAACTGCAGGCCTGGGGCACGATCGAGAACTTCAGTGGCGAAATCACCCGACGCTTCACGGTGCGCATCATCGGTAAACGCGACGGCGACACGCTGATTCTCGACGAATATTTTCAGTTTGATGACGGCGAAAAACAGTTTCGCCAATGGCGCATTGAGAAAACGGCTGCAGGGCAATATGTAGGGCGCGCCGACGATGTCATTGGCACAGCCAGCGGCGAATCGGCTGGTAACGCCTTGCATTGGCGCTATACCTTGCGGGTTCCGGTCGACGACACCACCTATGATCTGCATTTCGACGACTGGATGTTCCTGATCGACAAGCAACACATGATTAACAAGGCAGAAATGCGCAAGTTCGGTATCACCGTTGGCGAAGTAACGTTGTTTTTCCGTAAACCATAGTAACGCGTAACTGCCGTACCGACGTTTACATGAACGTCAGGTAAGGCAGGATGCTTCCCGCCAGCGATGTCACAAACCG from Permianibacter aggregans harbors:
- a CDS encoding DUF3833 domain-containing protein, whose product is MRHVLLAVLAVLLLSSCATPISHYQNETPTLILEEYFDGELQAWGTIENFSGEITRRFTVRIIGKRDGDTLILDEYFQFDDGEKQFRQWRIEKTAAGQYVGRADDVIGTASGESAGNALHWRYTLRVPVDDTTYDLHFDDWMFLIDKQHMINKAEMRKFGITVGEVTLFFRKP